The Candidatus Tanganyikabacteria bacterium region GCGCCGGCTGCCACGGCTCGCTCCCGTCCCCCCGCCCGGACGCGCCGCATCCGCCCGCCCTGGCGTTCGACGCCGGGCTCTACACCGGCCTCGCCGGAGTGGTCGCGCTGACCGTCGTCGACCCCGGTGCCAACCGCGACCCCGCGACGGCCGAATCGCTCGTCGCCACGCTCCGGTCCGAAGCCGAGCCCGCGGGCGAGCAGGCAACCCTGATCGAGACGACGCCGGGTTCCGGGACGTTCGTCGGGTCCATCCGCCTGGAGCGCGTCTTCGCGGCGGACGGGTCGGCGCGGCAGATAGCCTCCAACGGCCGGATCGCGGCCTATGCCGAGGGCGGAGTCGCCACGGCGTCGCTCACGGCGACCTACGGCGCGCTCGGCGGCACGGCACTTTACACGGAGCCGCCGTCCACCGTGACGGGGATCGTCTCGGTGGGCGGCGTGCCGAGCGGCGGCAGCGGCCTGGTCCTTTCGGGCGGAGCGCTGTCCCGCTCCACGACCAGCCGCTCGGACGGCTCTTACGCCTTCCACGACGTCCCACCCGGTACCTACACGCTCGTGGCGGCCCGCAATGGCGCCCGCCAGTTCGCGACCACCGTCACGGTGCCTCAGGAGGATCCGCAGTGAACCGGAAACTGAAGCTGGCCCCCATCGCGCTTGCGGCCTCGGCCCTGGCGCTCGGTCCGGCGTGCACCGTCTCGCCGCCTCCCGCGCGCGACGCCGCGCCCGGCCTCTT contains the following coding sequences:
- a CDS encoding carboxypeptidase regulatory-like domain-containing protein: MARRIDPRHARGGRPAFVGAAVAAAAYVLLACVPPTCQDCPPTSGVSGHSAAFRDKASREFHGTVVKEAGFDYTRAKWLGLACSICHAGKSPDQASPVRAAPSCYAYHKGGPDGSPGHPAGFMEVAHPAFHGRVVREAGYDYKRALAGTIPCADCHAGEDPRQRSLNSRAPNCFFCHSGGPDGSAAHPIGWGDTAGPRLSDYPGPASCAGCHGSLPSPRPDAPHPPALAFDAGLYTGLAGVVALTVVDPGANRDPATAESLVATLRSEAEPAGEQATLIETTPGSGTFVGSIRLERVFAADGSARQIASNGRIAAYAEGGVATASLTATYGALGGTALYTEPPSTVTGIVSVGGVPSGGSGLVLSGGALSRSTTSRSDGSYAFHDVPPGTYTLVAARNGARQFATTVTVPQEDPQ